Proteins encoded within one genomic window of Kibdelosporangium phytohabitans:
- a CDS encoding tetratricopeptide repeat protein codes for MAAATHQALDEVRRGLADLVAQGLLLPIGVDRYHRILDGHGLSKYVTTAHPVRRAMIAWYLTHAAAADVAINPHSRRYSPVYQGLTAHPFPTARAAHTWWAHAQSNIVAAQQVASDEGWDDLVYQLAEAVWNPLRATYSDDLVHTLRVGVHAARRSAHLLETVFHARLAYAESVRQRHESAIAAATHAVHQASTCGDSGVQAMALSARAHAHLAAGQSDPALADLTAALPLEQKSGSTRRMALWRRRMGRVYTATGDYNLAIQHLHEAARLLDGTGDHLTHARTLTHLAETRLRTGQPIQALIALRLIKSTAISDATPRYRVHALTIEGQAHAQRGDTTLADHAYSQAIALCDLHLPESTRDRTHVHHLRDQQAGTSRPRWPADDLTLQ; via the coding sequence TTGGCCGCCGCGACCCACCAGGCCCTCGACGAGGTCCGTCGCGGACTCGCCGACCTGGTGGCCCAGGGTCTGCTCCTGCCGATCGGTGTCGACCGGTACCACCGCATCCTGGATGGGCATGGCCTCTCCAAATACGTCACCACGGCACATCCGGTTCGCCGGGCGATGATTGCCTGGTATCTGACCCACGCCGCCGCCGCGGACGTGGCGATCAACCCACACTCGCGTCGGTACAGCCCGGTTTATCAGGGCCTCACAGCACATCCGTTCCCAACGGCCAGGGCGGCGCACACCTGGTGGGCACACGCGCAGAGCAATATCGTTGCCGCCCAGCAGGTTGCGTCCGACGAGGGTTGGGACGACCTGGTCTATCAGCTTGCCGAGGCCGTGTGGAATCCGCTCCGTGCGACATACTCCGACGACCTCGTGCACACCCTGCGGGTGGGTGTGCACGCCGCTCGCCGCAGTGCGCATCTGCTGGAAACAGTGTTCCACGCCCGCCTCGCCTACGCCGAGTCCGTTCGTCAGCGCCATGAGTCCGCGATCGCCGCAGCGACCCACGCTGTTCATCAGGCCAGTACGTGTGGCGACAGCGGTGTCCAGGCGATGGCGCTGTCCGCCCGCGCTCACGCGCACCTCGCTGCGGGACAATCCGATCCGGCGTTGGCCGATCTCACTGCCGCGCTGCCCCTTGAGCAGAAATCCGGCAGCACACGGCGGATGGCACTGTGGCGGCGCCGGATGGGCCGAGTGTATACCGCGACCGGCGACTACAACCTGGCGATCCAGCACCTGCACGAGGCGGCACGACTGCTCGACGGCACCGGCGACCACCTGACGCACGCCCGGACGCTCACCCATCTGGCCGAGACTCGCCTCCGCACTGGACAACCGATACAAGCACTGATCGCCCTACGCCTCATCAAGAGCACAGCGATATCGGACGCGACACCCCGCTACCGCGTGCACGCGCTGACGATCGAAGGACAGGCCCACGCCCAGCGCGGCGACACCACCCTCGCCGACCACGCCTATTCCCAAGCGATCGCGCTCTGCGACCTGCACCTGCCCGAATCCACCCGCGACCGCACACACGTGCACCATCTGCGTGATCAACAGGCCGGTACCTCTCGCCCCCGCTGGCCTGCCGACGACCTCACCCTCCAGTAG